A stretch of the Hyla sarda isolate aHylSar1 chromosome 2 unlocalized genomic scaffold, aHylSar1.hap1 SUPER_2_unloc_9, whole genome shotgun sequence genome encodes the following:
- the LOC130298411 gene encoding uncharacterized protein LOC130298411, whose amino-acid sequence MELKGLGFVPLLLAFWCAAWLATSYIMTVVLGHAASPLMSISDVGNVFPESILFRIGFIGTSIGTLVLTFLIYKYMVMHTEEFRGHQVLIQRILLAIVWASCFSTAVMHVLSPEEYPRIHFVSTIISITCEALYYLGQSIQMYKLPGAKKVIHHSRCTCCGLTFVCVVFYFGYETLKELFHNDEDWDEIREIPIIIIEWVMLLLILINIVTYYSTMQRLLLTVSRNSCTLSLRVKIDDFGV is encoded by the exons atggagctaaaaggactggggttcgtccccctcctgttggcgttttggtgtgcggcctggcttgccaccagctacatcatgacggtcgtcctcggccatgcagcctcgccactgatgagcatcag tgacgtgggaaatgtctttcccgaaagcatattattcagaattggattcatagggacgtccattggcactttggtactaacctttcttatttataagtatatggttatgcatactgaagagttcaggggtcatcaggtcctgatccagaggatcctgctggccattgtgtgggcctcctgtttttccacagctgttatgcatgtattgtcccccgaagaatatcccaggatacactttgtcagcacgataatttccattacatgtgaagccttatactaccttgggcagtccatccagatgtataaattaccaggagcaaaaaaagtcatccaccatagtagatgcacctgctgtggcctgacttttgtctgtgtagttttctattttggatatgaaacattaaaggaattattccataatgatgaagactgggacgagatccgtgaaatccccatcataatcatcgagtgggtgatgcttttactgatcctgataaacatcgtgacctattattccaccatgcagaggttattgttgaccgtctccagaaacagctgcacactctctcttagagtaaaaattgatgacttcggggtgtag